A stretch of the Clostridium fungisolvens genome encodes the following:
- the rfbC gene encoding dTDP-4-dehydrorhamnose 3,5-epimerase has translation MGKFNFIETKIKDLYIIEPTVFGDHRGYFMETYSKKDFFEAGLKMEFVQDNESKSKKGVLRGLHFQTKHTQGKLVRATQGAVYDVAVDLRKGSPTFGMWEGVLLTAENKRQFYVPEGFAHGFLVVSDEAVFNYKCTDYYAPEYDSGLLWNDPEVGVQWPLDGIEELLLSDKDKKQKTLKELDVPFEYKGE, from the coding sequence ATGGGAAAATTTAATTTTATAGAAACTAAGATAAAAGATTTATATATAATTGAACCTACTGTTTTTGGTGACCATAGAGGTTATTTTATGGAAACTTACAGTAAAAAGGACTTCTTTGAAGCTGGTTTAAAGATGGAGTTTGTTCAAGATAACGAATCAAAGTCAAAGAAAGGTGTATTAAGAGGTTTACACTTTCAAACAAAACATACTCAAGGGAAACTTGTAAGGGCTACTCAAGGTGCAGTATATGATGTAGCTGTAGATCTTAGAAAAGGGTCTCCTACTTTTGGTATGTGGGAAGGGGTTCTTCTTACAGCTGAAAACAAAAGACAGTTTTACGTACCAGAAGGTTTTGCACATGGTTTCCTAGTAGTATCTGATGAAGCTGTATTTAACTATAAGTGTACTGATTACTATGCACCAGAATATGATAGTGGTCTTTTATGGAATGATCCAGAAGTTGGAGTACAGTGGCCACTTGATGGAATAGAAGAACTTCTTTTATCAGATAAAGATAAGAAGCAAAAGACTTTAAAAGAATTAGACGTACCATTTGAATATAAAGGAGAATAA
- a CDS encoding O-antigen polymerase yields MKIFTIAIIILYNIIFFYNLVKKKDFFGLGTIINFGVVLNFLLYILRWSTYINSEPYLGTYIIIDSIIIIFIIVMLLSKSPFLKPRTGEIVLKNMSLKILGRNLDIYVILNIIYIFLFLLENYIGSRNIAPYLFGIDIHTYSAPLISFVTRALFVMVILNFFSYKSFNKKRFLLFIVIDVCLFILLRGARINVFMAFIQFVLFYIIYNYDLLIKNKKVIASVVASFLIVIVVGVYIGNRRIDNNLKQSSLRGVLTYSDFIKYSGPKDPFGVLPWYYGYFPMSYANLNLTLEHIDQSNIRTYGIYTVRPILVGLFELDNFVKGYKDIEFSSSLAQHYTEAATVRTGFMEFYLDFGYFAFISVAIYAFIGLFFYNKIRKNVYFTVFYAFFGGCWFFMSFQNMMIDVTTLYGLIYLALINHFFVDKTKL; encoded by the coding sequence ATGAAGATATTTACTATAGCTATAATTATTCTGTACAATATTATCTTCTTCTATAATTTAGTGAAGAAGAAAGATTTTTTTGGGTTAGGAACCATAATTAATTTTGGTGTTGTCTTAAACTTTTTACTTTATATTTTAAGGTGGTCAACATACATAAATAGCGAGCCTTACCTAGGTACATATATCATAATAGATAGTATAATAATTATATTTATAATAGTTATGTTACTATCAAAATCACCTTTTTTGAAGCCCAGGACAGGTGAGATAGTATTAAAAAATATGAGTTTAAAAATCCTGGGTAGAAATTTAGATATATATGTGATTTTAAATATTATATATATATTCTTATTTTTGCTTGAAAATTATATTGGTAGTCGAAATATTGCGCCATACTTATTTGGTATTGATATTCATACATACTCAGCACCATTGATTTCATTTGTCACTAGAGCGCTATTTGTAATGGTTATTTTAAACTTTTTTTCTTATAAAAGTTTTAATAAAAAGCGTTTTCTATTATTTATTGTTATAGATGTATGTCTATTTATTTTATTAAGAGGTGCTAGAATCAATGTATTTATGGCATTTATACAGTTTGTTTTATTTTATATAATATACAACTATGATTTATTGATTAAGAATAAAAAAGTTATAGCATCAGTTGTTGCTAGTTTTTTAATAGTAATAGTAGTTGGCGTATATATAGGAAATAGAAGAATAGATAATAATCTAAAACAAAGTAGTTTAAGAGGGGTGCTTACATACTCTGATTTTATAAAATACTCTGGACCAAAAGATCCATTTGGAGTATTACCATGGTATTATGGATATTTTCCTATGAGCTACGCTAATCTTAATTTAACTTTAGAGCACATAGATCAAAGTAACATAAGAACATACGGAATTTATACTGTAAGACCTATTTTAGTGGGATTATTTGAACTTGATAACTTCGTTAAGGGATATAAAGATATTGAGTTTTCTAGCTCTTTAGCTCAGCATTATACTGAAGCGGCAACAGTAAGAACTGGATTTATGGAGTTCTACTTAGATTTTGGTTATTTTGCATTTATTAGTGTAGCTATATATGCATTCATAGGTTTGTTTTTCTATAATAAGATAAGAAAAAATGTATATTTTACAGTGTTTTATGCCTTTTTTGGTGGATGCTGGTTCTTTATGTCTTTTCAAAATATGATGATAGATGTTACAACCTTATATGGATTGATATATCTTGCTTTAATAAATCATTTCTTTGTTGATAAAACTAAGTTATAG
- the rfbB gene encoding dTDP-glucose 4,6-dehydratase, with translation MKTYLVTGGAGFIGSNFVLYMLKKYNDVKIINLDKLTYAGNLENLKDVQENTNHVFVQGDICDKELVAELFEKYDIDYVVNFAAESHVDRSIKEPEIFANTNVLGTVNLLNCAKNAWERENGWKEGVRYHQVSTDEVYGSLGDTGYFMETTPLDPHSPYSSSKAGADFMVKAYFDTFNMPVTITRCSNNYGPYHFPEKLIPLLINNCLNHKDLPVYGDGLNIRDWLYVEDHCKAIDMVVRDGRVGEVYNVGGHNERTNIQIVKTVIKHIHDNVDETVTEDLIKYVEDRKGHDRRYGIAPDKIKEELGWYPETTFEVGIVKTIQWYLDNRQWMENVTSGEYQNYYEKMYEHQR, from the coding sequence ATGAAAACATATTTAGTAACTGGTGGAGCAGGATTCATAGGTTCAAATTTTGTGCTTTACATGCTTAAGAAATATAATGATGTTAAAATAATTAACTTAGATAAGCTTACTTATGCAGGAAATCTTGAAAATCTAAAGGATGTACAAGAAAATACTAATCATGTATTTGTCCAAGGAGATATATGTGATAAGGAATTAGTTGCAGAACTTTTTGAAAAATATGATATAGATTATGTTGTTAACTTTGCAGCTGAATCACATGTTGATAGAAGTATAAAAGAACCAGAAATATTTGCAAATACAAATGTTTTAGGAACTGTTAATCTATTAAACTGTGCTAAAAATGCTTGGGAAAGAGAAAATGGATGGAAAGAAGGAGTAAGATATCATCAAGTATCAACGGATGAAGTTTACGGTTCGCTTGGAGACACTGGATACTTCATGGAAACAACTCCACTAGATCCTCACAGCCCATACTCATCAAGTAAGGCTGGAGCTGATTTTATGGTTAAGGCTTATTTTGATACTTTCAATATGCCAGTAACTATAACAAGATGTTCAAATAACTATGGTCCATATCATTTCCCAGAAAAACTAATACCACTACTTATAAACAACTGTTTAAACCATAAGGATCTTCCTGTATATGGCGATGGTCTTAATATAAGAGACTGGCTTTATGTAGAAGATCATTGTAAGGCTATAGATATGGTTGTAAGAGACGGAAGAGTTGGAGAAGTTTATAATGTTGGTGGACACAATGAAAGAACTAACATTCAAATAGTTAAAACTGTTATAAAGCATATACATGATAATGTTGACGAAACTGTAACAGAAGATTTAATAAAATACGTGGAAGATAGAAAAGGCCATGATAGAAGATATGGTATAGCACCTGATAAAATAAAGGAAGAGTTAGGTTGGTATCCTGAGACTACTTTTGAAGTAGGAATAGTTAAGACAATACAATGGTATTTAGATAATAGACAGTGGATGGAGAATGTTACTTCGGGGGAGTATCAAAACTACTATGAAAAAATGTATGAACACCAAAGATAG
- a CDS encoding glycosyltransferase: MKVEVICPLYNAEKYIEDLHKNIINQKTECEVNVRYALTESTDNTKSILDAMKLDYCLVKKEDFSHSKTREMMGLSSEGDIIVFISQDVIMKNDSWLNNLIKPIADNECEASFSRQICRNTSIEKYIREKNYPIESRVVSKLDINRLGLMTFFYSDASSAIKTDIYKKLKAYDGKDLIINEDMYLAYKIIDNGYKIKYCSDSEVYHSHIFTLTQLFNRYFDTGVFFKLNPHFLNYAGNESGISLLKYVLKRSFEEVNAKVILNVIPNFAARFIGSFLGKKYENITINKRVKYSLNKKYWTKVEGEL; encoded by the coding sequence ATGAAAGTAGAAGTGATTTGTCCTTTATATAATGCAGAAAAGTACATAGAAGATTTACATAAAAACATAATAAACCAGAAGACTGAATGCGAAGTTAATGTTAGATATGCACTAACAGAATCTACTGATAATACTAAGAGTATACTTGACGCTATGAAATTAGACTACTGCTTGGTAAAAAAAGAAGACTTTTCACATAGTAAAACTAGGGAAATGATGGGGCTTTCTTCAGAAGGTGATATCATAGTATTTATTTCTCAAGATGTTATCATGAAGAATGATAGTTGGCTGAATAATTTAATTAAACCAATAGCTGATAACGAATGCGAGGCTTCATTTAGCAGGCAAATATGTAGAAATACTTCTATTGAGAAATATATAAGAGAAAAAAACTATCCAATTGAGTCTAGAGTTGTGTCGAAATTAGATATAAATAGACTAGGTCTTATGACCTTTTTTTATTCAGATGCATCTTCAGCAATAAAAACGGATATTTACAAAAAATTAAAAGCTTATGATGGTAAAGATCTTATAATAAATGAAGATATGTATCTGGCTTATAAAATAATAGATAATGGATATAAGATAAAATATTGTAGTGACTCAGAAGTATATCATTCACATATCTTTACTTTAACGCAGTTGTTTAATAGATATTTTGATACAGGCGTTTTTTTTAAATTAAATCCACACTTTCTTAACTATGCTGGAAATGAAAGTGGAATATCATTACTTAAGTATGTGTTAAAAAGATCTTTTGAAGAAGTAAATGCGAAAGTTATATTGAATGTTATACCAAATTTTGCTGCAAGATTTATTGGAAGTTTTCTTGGGAAAAAGTATGAAAATATAACTATAAATAAGAGAGTTAAGTATTCTTTAAATAAAAAATATTGGACTAAGGTTGAGGGAGAGTTATAG
- a CDS encoding pyridoxal-phosphate-dependent aminotransferase family protein, which produces MENNFKLFSVGPVEMNDEIREIGGERIPYFRTDEFSSLMLENEKLIKKLMNTSDKSKAAFLTASGTGAMEAAIMNMFNQQDKLLVVVGGSFGERFKQICEIYNINHDVIQLNQGEQLTKDRLYEYSNKGYTGMLINAHETSTGVYYDLQMVGEFCSKENMFFIVDSISSFLADPYYMDEWKIDLTIISSQKALALPPGISAIVMNERTVEKIYSNEVKCLYFNLKDYIENGKRGQTPFTPAVGILIQLNYRLKYVDEIGLDNIIEKTKVLAEDFRSKIAKFPFTIPSERLSNAVTPLKPKNGLSAYYIYTYLKENYNIYLCPSGGSLKDSLVRVGHIGELNTSDNDVLIDALSDMERKGII; this is translated from the coding sequence GTGGAAAATAATTTCAAGCTTTTTAGTGTAGGACCTGTAGAAATGAATGATGAAATAAGAGAAATTGGTGGAGAAAGAATACCATACTTTAGAACTGATGAATTTTCTAGTTTAATGTTAGAAAATGAAAAATTAATAAAGAAACTTATGAATACTTCGGATAAATCAAAAGCAGCATTTTTAACTGCATCAGGAACAGGTGCAATGGAAGCTGCTATTATGAATATGTTTAATCAGCAGGATAAGTTATTAGTAGTTGTTGGTGGAAGTTTTGGAGAAAGATTTAAGCAAATTTGTGAAATATACAATATAAATCATGATGTAATACAGCTAAATCAAGGAGAACAACTGACAAAAGACAGATTGTATGAATACTCAAATAAAGGTTATACTGGCATGTTAATTAATGCACATGAAACTTCTACTGGTGTATATTATGATTTGCAAATGGTAGGGGAATTCTGTTCAAAAGAAAATATGTTTTTTATAGTTGATTCTATAAGTTCTTTTTTAGCTGACCCGTATTATATGGATGAATGGAAAATAGATCTAACTATTATAAGTTCACAAAAAGCATTAGCATTGCCTCCAGGAATATCTGCAATTGTAATGAATGAAAGAACTGTAGAAAAGATATATTCAAATGAAGTAAAATGTTTATATTTTAATTTAAAAGATTATATAGAGAATGGTAAAAGAGGGCAGACGCCATTTACTCCTGCAGTAGGTATCTTAATACAGTTAAATTATAGATTAAAATATGTAGATGAAATTGGTTTAGACAATATAATTGAAAAGACTAAAGTTTTAGCAGAAGATTTTAGAAGTAAAATTGCAAAGTTTCCTTTTACTATACCATCTGAAAGGTTATCAAATGCGGTTACTCCTTTAAAGCCTAAAAATGGATTAAGCGCGTATTATATATATACATATCTTAAGGAAAATTATAATATTTATCTATGCCCAAGTGGGGGAAGTCTTAAAGATAGCTTGGTAAGAGTTGGACATATTGGTGAATTAAATACATCAGATAATGATGTTTTAATAGATGCATTGTCAGATATGGAAAGGAAGGGAATCATATGA
- a CDS encoding glycosyltransferase family 2 protein: MKKCMNTKDRNKSESFFVTVVIPYYNNCNTINRAIESVFRQTYKNYEIILMDDGSTDESFKVVENTLEKYPEIKALNLTQKNQGPSKARNECILRASGEYIAFLDADDEWLPEKLQRQIEILKSNDKIDLLGSNFYIKKDNQIEKKYFVKDDLVKITFDDMLFKHYYATPCVIVKKSVIVDCGLFNETQKYMEDSLLFTKIARKYNAYMTSDFLVYTYKLSFGESGLSGKINEMEKYELLNFLSLYRENRSNENKLSILLLVICLGFSLIKFIRRKIIVALR; this comes from the coding sequence ATGAAAAAATGTATGAACACCAAAGATAGAAATAAAAGCGAATCTTTTTTTGTTACAGTTGTTATACCGTATTATAACAACTGTAATACCATAAATAGAGCTATAGAATCGGTTTTTAGGCAAACCTATAAAAACTATGAAATAATCTTAATGGATGATGGTTCAACTGATGAATCTTTTAAAGTTGTAGAAAATACATTAGAAAAGTATCCTGAGATTAAAGCACTCAATTTGACTCAAAAAAATCAAGGACCATCTAAAGCAAGAAATGAATGTATTTTAAGAGCAAGTGGGGAATACATTGCATTTCTAGATGCTGATGATGAATGGTTGCCTGAAAAATTACAAAGACAAATAGAAATATTAAAGAGTAACGATAAAATTGATCTTTTAGGATCTAACTTCTATATAAAAAAAGACAATCAAATTGAAAAGAAGTATTTTGTTAAAGATGATTTGGTGAAAATTACCTTTGACGATATGTTATTTAAACATTACTATGCAACACCTTGTGTTATAGTGAAAAAATCTGTAATAGTTGACTGTGGATTGTTTAATGAAACTCAAAAGTATATGGAAGATTCCCTATTGTTTACTAAGATAGCAAGAAAGTATAATGCATATATGACATCAGATTTTTTGGTATATACATATAAGCTATCCTTTGGAGAAAGTGGTTTATCTGGGAAGATAAATGAAATGGAAAAATATGAGTTGCTTAATTTTCTTAGTTTGTATAGAGAAAACAGGTCTAATGAAAATAAGCTTTCTATACTGTTATTAGTTATATGTCTAGGGTTTTCATTGATTAAATTTATAAGAAGGAAAATTATAGTTGCGCTAAGATAA
- a CDS encoding glycosyltransferase family 2 protein, with product MESLVYIVLVNYNSWEDTIECVNSLETIFYNNYKIIIVENGSTNNSYEMLNDKISNHKIIKSDKNLGFAGGNNLGIRYAMENGADYVLLLNNDTTVERDFLSKMIECFKSNNKIGVVGCQINYYDNPKQISHGGGDIDWNNFKSVTYDVDLFQPTVCQSREVTFMSGCCMLISKKVLDIVGLLDDSYFMYYEDTDYSARVNDAGFIMMHEPKSVIYHKISKSSGGDLSPFVLFWSTKNRRKFKNKFAYKVSSVKMIKFNITHFITRIIRIFIYLVKGEKEKSKAIWKGLFA from the coding sequence ATGGAGTCGTTAGTTTATATAGTATTAGTGAATTATAATTCATGGGAAGACACAATTGAGTGTGTGAATAGCTTAGAAACTATTTTCTACAATAATTACAAGATAATTATTGTAGAAAATGGTTCTACAAATAATTCATATGAAATGCTTAATGATAAAATATCTAATCATAAAATAATTAAAAGTGATAAAAATCTTGGATTTGCTGGTGGTAATAATTTAGGTATACGATATGCTATGGAAAATGGTGCTGATTATGTTCTTTTATTAAACAATGATACTACTGTTGAACGAGATTTTTTATCAAAGATGATAGAATGTTTTAAAAGTAACAATAAAATAGGTGTTGTTGGCTGCCAAATTAACTATTACGATAATCCAAAGCAGATAAGTCATGGTGGTGGTGACATAGATTGGAATAACTTTAAATCAGTTACTTATGATGTGGATTTGTTTCAACCAACAGTGTGTCAGTCAAGGGAAGTTACATTCATGTCTGGATGCTGTATGCTAATAAGCAAAAAAGTCTTAGATATAGTTGGATTACTCGATGATAGTTATTTTATGTATTACGAAGATACTGATTATAGTGCTAGAGTAAATGATGCAGGATTTATAATGATGCATGAACCTAAATCTGTGATATATCATAAAATTAGTAAATCAAGTGGAGGGGATTTATCTCCGTTTGTACTTTTCTGGTCGACAAAGAATAGAAGAAAGTTTAAAAATAAATTTGCTTATAAAGTTAGTAGCGTAAAAATGATAAAATTCAATATTACGCACTTTATAACAAGAATTATAAGAATATTTATTTATCTAGTTAAAGGTGAAAAAGAGAAATCTAAAGCAATATGGAAAGGATTGTTTGCCTAA
- a CDS encoding phosphocholine cytidylyltransferase family protein — MRALILAAGRGTRISRYLNGKPKCTVDIGGITLIENTVIQLKKAGITDIAICLGYKQQDIKSILKEHDVKYYYNPFFDISNSIASTWFAKDFIQDDIIIMNGDVFLEEQLLQDIIKESMSPVLFCDVTRKEEADYKFYFEDNLLIKYGKELEGEDVSGEYIGVAKISKDNVDLFKESLDKLINSQNHGLWWENALYCLSDKMNIYVKSIEDRFWAEVDYIEDYERILAFRDYKVIYNMKIEQKE, encoded by the coding sequence ATGAGAGCTTTGATTTTAGCAGCTGGAAGAGGTACTAGAATAAGTAGATATCTTAATGGTAAACCTAAATGTACGGTTGATATTGGTGGTATTACATTAATAGAAAATACAGTTATACAACTAAAAAAAGCTGGAATTACAGATATTGCAATTTGCCTAGGATATAAGCAACAAGATATTAAAAGTATATTAAAAGAACATGATGTGAAGTATTACTATAATCCTTTTTTTGATATATCTAACAGTATAGCGTCAACATGGTTTGCTAAAGATTTTATACAGGATGATATAATTATAATGAATGGCGATGTGTTTTTGGAAGAACAATTACTACAAGATATAATAAAAGAAAGTATGAGTCCAGTACTTTTTTGTGATGTTACAAGAAAAGAAGAGGCTGATTATAAATTCTATTTTGAAGATAACCTGCTTATTAAGTATGGTAAAGAACTAGAAGGTGAAGACGTTTCTGGTGAATACATAGGAGTAGCTAAAATTAGTAAAGACAATGTAGATTTATTTAAGGAAAGTTTGGACAAACTTATTAATTCTCAAAATCATGGTTTATGGTGGGAAAATGCACTATACTGTTTAAGCGATAAAATGAATATATATGTAAAAAGTATTGAAGATAGATTTTGGGCAGAAGTTGATTATATAGAAGATTATGAGAGAATCTTAGCATTTAGAGATTATAAGGTAATCTATAATATGAAGATAGAACAGAAAGAGTAA
- a CDS encoding sugar transferase, producing MQLIDNTDIVAKNQSAPAKITYLFVKRIFDFISALIGIVLLSPFFLLLILWVKIDSKGPAIFGHTRIGTNGKNIKVYKFRSMVQNADEVFKNFTPEQKKEFEINFKLENDPRITKAGEFLRKTSLDELPQLFNILIGNMSVVGPRPIIQKEVEKYGQFADKLFSAKPGLTGYWQANGRSDTTYEERVAMDMYYIDNRSTLLDIKIILKTFSSVIKGEGAM from the coding sequence ATGCAGTTAATAGATAACACAGATATAGTAGCGAAGAATCAATCTGCACCAGCAAAAATTACATATCTATTTGTTAAACGAATTTTTGATTTTATAAGTGCTTTGATTGGAATCGTTCTTCTTTCACCATTTTTTTTACTACTAATTCTGTGGGTTAAAATTGATTCTAAAGGTCCTGCAATTTTTGGACATACTAGAATAGGAACAAACGGAAAGAATATAAAAGTTTATAAGTTTAGGTCCATGGTACAGAATGCTGATGAAGTTTTTAAAAATTTTACTCCTGAGCAAAAGAAAGAGTTTGAAATTAATTTTAAATTAGAGAATGATCCAAGAATCACGAAAGCTGGGGAATTTTTAAGAAAGACAAGTTTAGATGAGTTGCCACAGCTTTTTAATATACTAATTGGTAATATGTCCGTAGTAGGGCCAAGACCAATAATACAAAAAGAAGTTGAAAAATATGGACAATTTGCTGACAAGTTGTTTTCTGCAAAACCTGGTTTAACAGGATATTGGCAAGCAAATGGAAGAAGTGACACTACATATGAAGAGAGAGTTGCTATGGATATGTACTACATTGATAATAGATCAACACTACTTGATATTAAAATAATTTTAAAGACATTTTCTTCTGTTATTAAAGGTGAGGGAGCAATGTAG
- the rfbA gene encoding glucose-1-phosphate thymidylyltransferase RfbA, translating to MKGIILAGGSGTRLYPVTKAMSKQMVPIYDKPMIYYPMSVLMLAGIREILIISTPRDIVNFQELFKDGSELGLKIEYAIQEAPNGLAEAFIIGEEFIGDDNVAMILGDNIFYGQRFSDNLKKAAALEKGAMVFGYYVQNPKAFGVVEFDDNGNVVSLEEKPEKPKSKYAVPGLYFYDNSVVEKAKALKPSPRGELEITDLNKVYMEEGTLKVELLGRGLAWLDTGTHGSMLQASNFVEAVQNTQGTYIACLEEISFRKGWISPEQVRVLAKPLMKTGYGQYLIDVVEEVENKKR from the coding sequence ATGAAAGGTATAATATTAGCAGGTGGATCAGGTACAAGATTGTATCCAGTAACTAAGGCGATGTCAAAGCAAATGGTTCCTATATACGATAAACCAATGATATATTATCCAATGTCGGTTCTTATGTTAGCAGGGATTAGAGAAATATTAATAATATCTACACCAAGAGATATAGTTAACTTTCAGGAGTTATTTAAAGATGGTTCTGAATTAGGACTTAAAATTGAATATGCCATACAGGAAGCACCAAATGGACTTGCTGAAGCCTTTATAATAGGTGAAGAATTTATTGGAGATGATAATGTTGCTATGATTTTAGGAGATAATATCTTCTATGGTCAAAGATTTAGCGATAACTTAAAAAAAGCAGCTGCTTTAGAAAAAGGTGCAATGGTGTTTGGGTATTATGTACAAAATCCAAAGGCCTTCGGAGTAGTTGAATTTGACGATAATGGTAATGTTGTTTCTTTAGAAGAAAAACCAGAAAAACCTAAGTCAAAGTATGCAGTTCCAGGGCTTTATTTTTATGACAACTCAGTAGTAGAAAAAGCTAAGGCACTAAAACCATCACCAAGAGGAGAGTTAGAAATTACTGATTTAAATAAGGTGTATATGGAAGAAGGTACCTTAAAGGTTGAACTTTTAGGTAGAGGTCTTGCTTGGTTAGATACAGGAACACATGGCTCAATGCTTCAAGCTTCTAATTTTGTTGAAGCAGTTCAAAATACTCAAGGAACTTACATCGCTTGTCTAGAAGAAATTTCTTTTAGAAAAGGTTGGATTAGTCCGGAACAAGTAAGAGTGCTTGCAAAGCCACTTATGAAGACTGGTTATGGTCAATATTTAATAGATGTAGTTGAGGAAGTAGAGAATAAAAAAAGATAA